The Panicum hallii strain FIL2 chromosome 9, PHallii_v3.1, whole genome shotgun sequence genome has a window encoding:
- the LOC112874523 gene encoding MLO-like protein 9, with protein MGGAGGGAAASGTRSLDQTPTWAVAAVCAVIVAASILLEGLLHHLGQLLSKRRKKALFDALEKVKSELMTLGFISLLLTVTGRYISRICIPAGAANTMLPCRLSVHSEAKQPEGHGRRHLSEDPSYFFSCPKGMVSLVSADGMHQLHIFVFFLAVFHVTFSFFTMSLGRAKTRIWKVWENETCLPTYEFQYDPSKFRLTHQTSFVRQHASCWSKSTILLYVVSFFRQFFRSVRRTDYLTLRHGFIAAHLSPGTKFNFRKYIKRSLEDDFKTVVAISPPLWASALAVMLVNVHGWHNLFWFSTIPLVLILAVGTKLQAIIAMMAIAITERHTVIQGMPVVKLSDDHFWFGKPRLVLHLIHFASFQNAFEITYFFWIWYEFGLRSCFHDNFELIIARVCLGAVVQFTCSYVTLPLYALVSQMGSQMKTTIFDEQTAKALKKWHKAVVKKKHNKESSDDPSETQSADTPAGGTEASEWHRPHEVPVRHLRRYKTIAHVGGARSPLSDSDYSDADDAEPVSSSQTRHLIPPAKQRSLDTGRKEVRVDVVETAAAPRDGHQDSFSFPRLSPRHDK; from the exons atgggcggcgccggcggaggaGCCGCCGCCAGCGGCACGAGGTCGCTGGACCAGACGCCGACGTGGGCCGTGGCCGCCGTCTGCGCCGTCATCGTCGCCGCGTCCATCCTGCTGGAGGGCCTCCTCCACCACCTCGGCCAG TTGCTCAGCAAGAGGCGGAAGAAGGCGTTGTTCGACGCCCTGGAGAAGGTTAAATCCG AGCTGATGACTCTGGGGTTCATATCGCTGCTGCTGACCGTGACGGGGAGGTACATCTCGCGCATCTGCATCCCGGCGGGAGCCGCCAACACCATGCTGCCCTGCCGCCTGTCCGTCCACTCGGAGGCTAAACAGCCCGAGGGCCATGGCCGACGGCACCTGTCTGAAGATCCGAGCTACTTTTTCTCCTGCCCCAAA GGCATGGTGTCGCTTGTTTCAGCCGACGGGATGCATCAGCTGCATATTTTCGTGTTCTTCTTGGCCGTCTTCCATGTCACATTCAGTTTCTTTACAATGTCCCTAGGTAGAGCAAAG ACGCGTATATGGAAGGTGTGGGAAAACGAAACGTGCTTACCAACCTATGAATTCCAATATG ATCCCTCAAAGTTCAGGCTTACTCATCAAACATCCTTTGTGAGGCAACATGCAAGCTGTTGGAGCAAAAGCACGATCCTGCTCTATGTT GTGAGCTTCTTTAGACAGTTCTTCAGATCTGTTCGGAGGACAGACTACCTTACTTTGCGGCATGGATTCATTGCT GCTCATTTATCCCCGGGGACCAAGTTCAATTTTCGGAAGTACATCAAGAGGTCATTGGAGGATGATTTCAAAACAGTTGTTGCCATTAG TCCACCTTTATGGGCCTCTGCTCTGGCTGTCATGCTCGTCAATGTTCATG GATGGCACAATTTGTTCTGGTTCTCAACAATTCCCCTTGTA CTGATTCTAGCAGTTGGAACAAAGCTGCAGGCAATAATTGCTATGATGGCTATTGCAATTACAGAGAGGCATACAGTTATTCAGGGCATGCCAGTGGTAAAACTGAGTGATGATCATTTCTGGTTCGGGAAGCCTCGTCTGGTTCTCCATCTCATCCATTTCGCATCATTCCAG AATGCATTTGAGATTACATATTTCTTTTGGATTTGG TACGAGTTTGGGCTGAGGTCCTGCTTCCACGACAACTTTGAGCTTATTATTGCGAGAGTCTGCCTTGG GGCTGTCGTCCAATTTACGTGCAGCTATGTCACCCTTCCACTCTATGCCCTTGTATCTCAG ATGGGGTCGCAAATGAAGACAACGATCTTCGACGAGCAGACAGCGAAGGCCCTGAAGAAGTGGCACAAGGCCGTGGTGAAGAAGAAGCACAACAAGGAGTCGTCAGATGACCCTTCCGAGACCCAGAGCGCGGACACACCAGCAGGAGGAACGGAGGCGAGCGAGTGGCACCGGCCGCACGAGGTGCCGGTCCGTCACCTCCGCCGCTACAAGACCATCGCGCACGTCGGCGGCGCGAGGAGCCCGCTGTCGGACTCGGACTACAGCGACGCGGACGACGCCGAGCCGGTGTCGTCGTCGCAGACCAGGCACCTGATACCGCCGGCGAAGCAGCGGAGCCTCGACACCGGGCGCAAGGAGGTGCGCGTGGACGTTgtggagacggcggcggcgccgcgcgaCGGCCACCAGGACAGCTTCTCGTTCCCGAGGCTGTCTCCTCGCCACGACAAGTGA